The Peribacillus simplex genome contains a region encoding:
- the ycaC gene encoding isochorismate family cysteine hydrolase YcaC, with amino-acid sequence MSDLYSRISKDDAAVLLVDHQTGLISGLVRDYGVDEFKNNVMALANTAKFFDLPVILTTSFENGPNGPLMQELEELFPHAPKIARPGQINAWDNEDFVKAIEETGKKQLIIVGVVTDVCVAFPALSALNAGYEVFAVTDASGTVSKQVADAALARMAHGGVQLMNWFSVACELQRDWRNDVEGFGALLSSQLPGYQNIIGSYRGSQRDFSKI; translated from the coding sequence ATGTCTGATCTCTATTCTCGTATTTCCAAAGATGATGCTGCCGTTCTACTAGTGGATCATCAAACCGGTCTTATTTCAGGGCTAGTGCGTGATTATGGTGTTGATGAATTCAAGAACAATGTTATGGCTCTTGCCAACACCGCTAAGTTTTTTGATTTGCCAGTCATTTTAACAACGAGCTTTGAAAACGGGCCAAACGGACCGCTCATGCAAGAATTGGAAGAACTTTTTCCTCACGCACCAAAAATAGCTCGGCCTGGACAAATTAACGCATGGGATAATGAAGATTTTGTTAAAGCAATCGAAGAAACTGGAAAAAAACAACTAATCATCGTGGGCGTGGTTACGGATGTCTGCGTTGCTTTCCCGGCACTTTCCGCTTTGAACGCTGGTTATGAAGTGTTCGCTGTCACGGATGCTTCTGGAACAGTCAGCAAACAGGTGGCTGATGCGGCTTTAGCGCGTATGGCCCATGGCGGTGTGCAGCTTATGAACTGGTTTAGCGTAGCGTGCGAATTACAACGTGATTGGCGCAACGATGTCGAAGGTTTTGGTGCTTTACTTTCCAGCCAGCTTCCTGGTTATCAGAATATAATCGGAAGCTATAGGGGATCTCAGCGCGATTTCAGCAAGATATAA
- a CDS encoding O-methyltransferase encodes MKQINSYIDSLFYTKDALLEEVITSIQENGMPSISVSPSSGKLLTMLISISGAKNVLEIGALGGYSGICLARGFGSEGKLTSLELKEEYAKLAYHNLCKAGFGDQVSYMTGEALPSLEKLVRDNKKFDFFFIDADKDNYENYLRYCIKLAEPGALIVMDNVLARGSVANPDAEPERHTAFMKAFNETVAKHPQLESMLIPIGDGLTLSKVIAQTHE; translated from the coding sequence ATGAAACAAATTAACAGTTATATCGATTCGTTGTTTTATACCAAAGATGCCCTTTTGGAAGAAGTCATAACGTCCATACAAGAAAACGGAATGCCGTCCATATCGGTATCCCCCTCATCTGGGAAACTTCTTACAATGCTTATATCCATTTCAGGAGCTAAAAATGTTTTGGAAATAGGCGCTCTTGGGGGCTATAGCGGAATCTGCCTTGCCAGGGGATTCGGCAGCGAAGGAAAATTAACCTCCCTTGAATTAAAGGAGGAATACGCAAAGTTAGCTTATCACAATCTATGCAAAGCCGGCTTTGGCGATCAAGTATCATATATGACCGGAGAAGCTCTACCAAGCCTTGAAAAACTCGTACGTGATAACAAGAAATTTGATTTTTTCTTTATAGATGCCGACAAGGACAATTATGAAAATTACCTACGATATTGCATTAAGCTGGCGGAACCGGGTGCTTTAATCGTCATGGATAACGTACTTGCAAGGGGCAGTGTTGCCAATCCGGATGCAGAACCTGAACGTCACACTGCATTCATGAAGGCATTCAATGAAACGGTTGCCAAACACCCTCAATTGGAATCCATGCTCATTCCAATCGGTGATGGGCTGACTCTTTCA
- a CDS encoding NADPH-dependent FMN reductase, giving the protein MTRTIGLICGSLRENSYNRIIAQSLTDMIDSYQFRWIEINDLPLFNEDLEISGVPEAVTSFKSAIQDVDGIIIVSPEYNSGIPGVLKNALDWASRPRESAVLTKKPVGLIGATPGGMGTAFAQMQIRQILEAMQVHVLPFQKMLISQVHNKIDSDRKVLTDDQTKRYLERYLQQFIHWIDHTPVLD; this is encoded by the coding sequence ATGACCAGAACCATCGGCCTTATTTGCGGCAGTTTACGGGAAAATTCTTATAATCGAATCATTGCTCAATCATTGACAGATATGATTGATTCTTATCAATTTCGCTGGATCGAAATTAATGATCTTCCGTTGTTTAACGAAGACTTGGAAATAAGCGGCGTTCCAGAAGCAGTGACGTCATTTAAATCCGCCATTCAGGACGTTGACGGTATCATCATCGTAAGCCCAGAGTACAATTCCGGAATACCTGGTGTATTAAAAAATGCATTGGACTGGGCATCAAGACCTCGGGAGTCCGCTGTACTTACCAAAAAACCAGTTGGCCTGATCGGAGCTACTCCTGGGGGAATGGGCACTGCATTTGCTCAAATGCAAATCAGGCAAATACTGGAGGCCATGCAAGTTCATGTTCTTCCATTTCAAAAAATGCTGATATCGCAAGTACATAATAAGATTGATTCTGATCGTAAAGTGCTTACTGACGATCAAACGAAACGTTATCTCGAGCGTTATTTACAACAATTCATTCATTGGATCGATCACACTCCAGTACTAGATTAA
- a CDS encoding low temperature requirement protein A, with translation MDEKKVTWLELFYDLLFVAAVAGATHVLLHVEDGYIHLEYLFKFVLIFIPIWWAWVGQTIFINRFGKDVFHQRLFLILQMFFVLIMTSSLSVDFDPYYLSFLIGYIGLRAVTAIQYLVVQRIEEGVRKKAALFLGRYFWVGIVISLFSVLFDSWLRYAVLYLGILIDIIIPILGRKCLEKVPTNTAHLLERFGLFTIILFGEALVSTLAVIQPKQGNWDSIAFSIISFALIIAMWWQYFDNMEKKVDRSVQSSGQIIIYGHLFILMSISMIAAAIRLLFLHEVHYSFILYFVFGSVLLYFISTTFVFHQYRHKHQRLQIYHLGLFLGILAVFFIFNLFVGVPNIVIIGELTLFFIIFAKLTTT, from the coding sequence ATGGATGAAAAGAAAGTTACATGGTTAGAGCTCTTTTATGATTTGTTATTTGTGGCGGCCGTTGCGGGCGCCACTCATGTTTTACTGCATGTTGAAGATGGATATATCCATCTGGAGTATTTGTTTAAGTTCGTGTTGATTTTTATTCCTATCTGGTGGGCTTGGGTAGGGCAAACCATATTTATTAACCGGTTTGGAAAGGATGTATTTCATCAACGGCTATTTTTGATACTGCAAATGTTTTTTGTCCTCATTATGACATCGAGCTTATCTGTTGATTTTGATCCTTATTATCTTTCTTTTTTAATTGGCTATATTGGCTTAAGAGCCGTGACGGCCATCCAATATCTTGTTGTACAGCGGATAGAAGAGGGAGTTCGAAAAAAGGCAGCACTCTTTTTGGGAAGGTATTTTTGGGTTGGGATCGTCATTTCATTATTCTCCGTCCTTTTTGATTCTTGGCTTCGCTATGCTGTGCTGTATTTGGGCATCCTGATCGATATCATCATCCCAATCCTTGGAAGAAAGTGCTTGGAAAAGGTTCCTACAAATACAGCCCACTTGTTGGAGCGCTTTGGTCTATTCACCATCATTCTCTTTGGGGAAGCTCTTGTGAGCACTCTTGCGGTCATACAACCTAAACAAGGAAATTGGGATTCGATAGCCTTTTCCATCATTTCATTTGCCCTGATAATAGCTATGTGGTGGCAATATTTCGATAACATGGAGAAAAAGGTCGACAGGTCTGTACAATCTTCCGGCCAAATCATCATTTACGGTCATCTGTTTATTTTAATGTCCATAAGCATGATTGCAGCAGCCATCAGATTATTGTTTTTACATGAGGTCCATTATTCATTTATCTTATATTTTGTTTTTGGTTCCGTATTGCTCTATTTCATTTCAACCACTTTTGTTTTCCACCAATATAGACATAAGCATCAGCGGTTGCAAATATATCATTTAGGATTATTTTTAGGGATTTTAGCAGTCTTTTTTATTTTTAATTTGTTTGTCGGGGTACCGAATATTGTGATAATAGGCGAATTAACACTGTTTTTTATCATCTTTGCTAAACTAACGACCACATAA
- a CDS encoding MarR family winged helix-turn-helix transcriptional regulator, translated as MKENTTKPSASTNEERLGLMLWFRITRIYNQSIRESNQHLKKWNLSAAQFDILVQVGSHERLSQQELANKLFVTKGNITQLLRKMEELGLIKREQEWKTKYLSLTEEGKEFFHEVVPKQEHFQASQFANLNEAEKQQLLDLLSKVQK; from the coding sequence ATGAAAGAAAACACAACGAAACCCTCCGCATCTACTAATGAGGAACGACTAGGTTTAATGTTATGGTTCCGAATAACAAGAATATATAACCAGAGTATCCGGGAATCGAATCAACATTTAAAGAAATGGAATCTATCGGCAGCCCAATTCGATATCTTGGTCCAAGTGGGTTCACATGAACGATTGTCTCAGCAAGAACTGGCAAACAAGCTTTTTGTGACAAAAGGCAATATCACTCAACTATTAAGGAAAATGGAAGAGTTGGGATTGATTAAACGGGAACAGGAATGGAAAACAAAATATCTTTCATTGACAGAGGAAGGAAAAGAGTTTTTTCATGAAGTTGTTCCAAAACAAGAGCATTTTCAAGCATCACAGTTTGCCAACTTGAATGAGGCGGAAAAGCAGCAGCTTTTGGATTTACTTAGTAAAGTTCAAAAATGA